One region of Rhodocaloribacter litoris genomic DNA includes:
- the pheA gene encoding chorismate mutase — MLKTALDDLVPLEAGDPPLPDSPAPEDLRPWRDRIDALDRAILYLLNERSRCANVIGHIKKKLGMPVYVPSREEEVLQNVFNANPGPLPAAAVRRIFERIIDETRALERQTYQDEPRHDTLR, encoded by the coding sequence ATGCTCAAGACCGCCCTCGATGACCTGGTGCCGCTCGAAGCGGGAGACCCCCCGCTGCCTGACAGCCCCGCACCGGAGGACCTCCGGCCGTGGCGCGACCGCATCGACGCCCTCGACCGGGCCATCCTCTACCTGCTCAACGAGCGCTCCCGCTGCGCCAACGTGATCGGGCACATCAAGAAAAAGCTGGGCATGCCGGTCTATGTGCCAAGCCGGGAAGAAGAGGTGCTGCAGAACGTCTTCAACGCCAACCCGGGGCCCCTGCCCGCCGCGGCCGTCCGCCGCATCTTCGAACGAATCATCGACGAGACGCGCGCCCTGGAACGACAGACCTACCAGGACGAACCCAGGCACGATACCCTCCGTTGA
- the mltG gene encoding endolytic transglycosylase MltG, whose translation MRPRLLIVLLVPAVLALAGAGAGYWLAFAPNTPAFEGERSVKIPRDAGFEQAVDSLEAAGVLASRTSFTWMARLTGWGSQIKAGHYTFTAGTSNYGLLDKLRRGLQTPVRLTIPPGSRPEVVAAVAGRHMAFTSDDFLNALYDPELAATLGTDTTHLFAFMLPETYFFYWLTDAHTVVREIKETFDAFYARERERAPHPPDLSPEEVVNLAAIVEWETDHEAEKPRIAGVYLNRLRDGWPLQADPTVQYAVLAAEGQKRRLFFRDYAIDHPYNTYGFRGLPPGPITNPSPSSIRAVLNAERHNYYFFVANGDGTHTFSRTIREHNRAAEAYRQRMRQRRAETQQDG comes from the coding sequence ATGAGACCCCGCCTGCTGATCGTGCTGCTCGTGCCGGCCGTGCTGGCCCTGGCCGGTGCCGGCGCCGGGTACTGGCTGGCCTTCGCCCCGAACACCCCGGCCTTCGAAGGCGAGCGCAGCGTCAAGATCCCGCGCGACGCTGGTTTCGAGCAGGCCGTCGACTCGCTGGAGGCGGCCGGGGTGCTGGCCTCCCGCACCTCGTTTACCTGGATGGCCCGTCTCACGGGCTGGGGCAGCCAGATCAAAGCCGGGCACTACACCTTCACGGCCGGCACCTCGAACTACGGGCTGCTCGACAAGCTCCGGCGCGGGCTCCAGACACCGGTGCGGCTGACGATCCCGCCCGGCTCGCGGCCGGAAGTCGTCGCCGCCGTGGCCGGCCGCCACATGGCCTTCACCTCCGACGACTTCCTCAACGCCCTGTACGATCCGGAACTGGCCGCCACGCTCGGCACGGATACGACCCACCTCTTCGCCTTCATGTTGCCGGAGACGTACTTCTTCTACTGGCTCACCGATGCCCACACGGTCGTGCGCGAGATCAAGGAAACGTTCGATGCCTTCTACGCCCGGGAACGCGAGCGAGCCCCGCACCCGCCCGACCTGTCTCCCGAGGAGGTGGTGAACCTGGCCGCCATCGTCGAGTGGGAGACGGACCACGAGGCGGAGAAGCCGCGCATCGCCGGGGTCTACCTCAACCGCCTGCGCGACGGCTGGCCGCTCCAGGCCGACCCGACCGTGCAGTATGCCGTCCTCGCCGCCGAAGGCCAGAAACGCCGCCTCTTCTTCCGCGACTACGCGATCGACCACCCCTACAACACGTACGGCTTCCGGGGCCTTCCGCCCGGCCCCATCACGAACCCCTCCCCCTCCTCCATCCGCGCCGTGCTCAACGCCGAACGACACAACTACTACTTCTTCGTGGCCAACGGCGACGGCACCCACACCTTCAGCCGCACCATCCGCGAGCACAACCGCGCCGCCGAAGCCTACCGGCAACGCATGCGCCAGCGCCGCGCCGAGACGCAGCAGGACGGCTGA